In a genomic window of Streptomyces koelreuteriae:
- a CDS encoding sigma-70 family RNA polymerase sigma factor — MTAGSTLTNGTTAEHELAALQREHGRPLFALLLRLCDGDRQRAEDLVQETLVRAWQHPEALRADDFESVRPWLMTVGRRLAIDARRARQARPAEVGDAVLENARVSSDHAERAAAMLDVRQAVKTLTPEHREVLVLVYFQGASVAEAAATLGIPPGTVKSRAYYALRALRRVLPGYAADLR; from the coding sequence ATGACGGCCGGATCCACTCTCACGAACGGGACGACCGCCGAGCACGAGCTCGCCGCACTGCAGCGGGAGCACGGCCGGCCCCTCTTCGCGCTCCTGCTCCGGCTCTGCGACGGCGACCGGCAGCGCGCGGAGGACCTGGTGCAGGAGACGCTCGTACGCGCCTGGCAGCACCCCGAGGCCCTGCGCGCCGACGACTTCGAGTCCGTACGGCCCTGGCTGATGACCGTCGGGCGGCGGCTCGCGATCGACGCCCGGCGGGCCCGGCAGGCGCGTCCGGCCGAGGTCGGCGACGCGGTGCTGGAGAACGCGCGGGTCAGCTCCGACCACGCCGAGCGGGCCGCGGCGATGCTCGACGTCCGCCAGGCTGTGAAGACACTCACTCCGGAGCACCGTGAAGTCCTGGTGCTCGTGTACTTCCAGGGGGCGAGTGTGGCGGAAGCCGCGGCGACCCTCGGGATCCCGCCCGGTACCGTGAAGTCCCGCGCGTACTACGCGCTGCGCGCCCTGCGCCGGGTGCTTCCCGGATACGCCGCCGACCTGCGCTGA